In one Candidatus Hepatincola sp. Av genomic region, the following are encoded:
- the rpsJ gene encoding 30S ribosomal protein S10, translating into MKNQNIRIKLKAFEHHLLDTSVKEIISASKRTGAKVVGPIPLPTKISRYTVLRSPHVNKKSREQFEIRMHKRLLDIKEPTPQTVDALMKLELSSGVDVEIKL; encoded by the coding sequence GTGAAAAATCAAAATATTAGAATAAAACTAAAAGCATTTGAACATCATTTACTGGATACTTCAGTAAAAGAAATTATTTCAGCGTCAAAACGTACTGGAGCAAAGGTTGTAGGTCCTATTCCTTTGCCAACTAAAATTAGTAGATACACAGTTTTACGTTCTCCTCATGTGAATAAAAAATCTCGTGAACAGTTTGAAATAAGAATGCACAAAAGACTATTAGATATTAAAGAACCTACTCCACAAACTGTTGATGCTTTAATGAAGTTAGAATTATCTTCTGGTGTTGATGTGGAAATAAAACTTTAG
- the rplC gene encoding 50S ribosomal protein L3, which produces MRTGLIAEKIGMSRIYNEKGVFIPVTILQVKDCKIVGHKTTHKDGYNALQVGFGKIKVKNAKKPLLGFFKKIALEPTKKIMEFRISEENFVDVGKELSVAHFVADQFVDISGVNIGKGFAGVIKRHNFRSLRATHGVSLTHRSHGSTGNRQDPGRVFKGKKMAGHMGNVKVTTQNAKIIAIDESKQLIVVKGSLPGHKGTLLSICDAVKKQLPKDIPLPAAIKQ; this is translated from the coding sequence ATGAGAACAGGTTTGATAGCCGAAAAAATTGGTATGTCTCGTATTTATAATGAAAAAGGAGTATTTATACCTGTAACCATCTTGCAAGTTAAAGATTGCAAAATTGTTGGCCATAAAACTACTCACAAAGATGGTTATAATGCTTTACAAGTAGGATTTGGTAAAATTAAAGTAAAAAATGCTAAAAAACCTTTACTAGGATTCTTTAAAAAAATAGCTTTAGAACCAACTAAAAAGATTATGGAATTTCGCATCTCTGAAGAAAATTTTGTAGATGTGGGTAAGGAACTTAGTGTTGCTCATTTTGTTGCTGATCAATTTGTTGATATTTCAGGTGTAAATATTGGTAAAGGTTTTGCGGGAGTGATAAAGCGTCATAATTTTAGAAGTTTACGGGCTACCCATGGAGTATCATTAACTCATCGTTCACATGGTTCTACTGGTAATAGGCAAGATCCAGGTAGAGTGTTTAAAGGTAAAAAAATGGCAGGACATATGGGTAATGTAAAAGTTACTACTCAAAATGCTAAAATTATTGCTATAGATGAATCAAAGCAATTAATAGTAGTAAAAGGTTCATTACCAGGTCATAAAGGTACATTGTTATCTATTTGTGATGCGGTGAAAAAGCAATTACCAAAGGATATTCCTTTGCCTGCTGCAATTAAACAATAA
- the rpmD gene encoding 50S ribosomal protein L30 — MKKTLKVKQIKSAIRRPKDQEQTLIGLGLNKLHKVKELEDTPSIRGMIKKVAHLVEVL; from the coding sequence ATGAAAAAAACGTTAAAAGTAAAACAAATCAAAAGTGCAATCAGGCGTCCTAAGGATCAAGAACAAACTCTAATTGGTTTAGGATTAAATAAATTGCATAAAGTAAAAGAATTAGAAGATACTCCATCAATAAGGGGCATGATTAAAAAAGTAGCTCATTTAGTAGAAGTATTATAA
- the rplP gene encoding 50S ribosomal protein L16, protein MLSPAKTKYRKAHKGRIHGIATKGATLSFGEYGLKALNPERITARQIEAARRAITRHMKRAGKVWIRIFPDVPVSKKPAEVRQGKGKGSVEFWACRVKPGRILFEVTGVSEEIARRAFELGAAKLPITTKFVSRISE, encoded by the coding sequence ATGTTAAGTCCAGCAAAAACAAAATATAGAAAAGCACATAAAGGTAGGATTCATGGTATAGCCACGAAAGGTGCTACTCTTAGCTTTGGTGAGTATGGTTTAAAAGCGTTAAATCCTGAACGAATAACTGCTAGGCAAATAGAAGCTGCAAGACGTGCTATTACAAGGCATATGAAAAGGGCAGGTAAGGTGTGGATAAGAATTTTCCCAGATGTTCCTGTATCTAAAAAACCAGCCGAGGTAAGGCAGGGTAAAGGTAAAGGTTCTGTAGAATTTTGGGCTTGTAGAGTTAAGCCAGGTAGAATTTTATTTGAAGTAACTGGAGTATCTGAAGAAATTGCTCGCAGGGCTTTTGAATTAGGGGCAGCTAAATTGCCAATTACTACTAAATTTGTTAGTAGAATATCGGAATAA
- the rpsH gene encoding 30S ribosomal protein S8 yields the protein MNVDTISDSLTRIRNGLMAKKQEIEVLCSKEVIGVLDVLKTEGYIESYEVFDVRKGIKKIKIGLKYFRNEPTIKEIKRLSKPSRRLYSSSSNLPIVYNGLGISILSTSQGIMSNIEAKKRNIGGEVLCSVF from the coding sequence ATGAATGTTGATACAATAAGTGATTCTCTCACAAGAATAAGAAATGGCTTAATGGCTAAAAAACAAGAAATTGAAGTATTATGTTCAAAAGAAGTAATAGGAGTTTTAGATGTTTTAAAAACTGAAGGCTATATAGAATCTTATGAAGTTTTTGATGTGAGAAAAGGTATAAAAAAAATTAAAATTGGTTTAAAGTATTTTAGAAATGAACCAACTATTAAAGAAATTAAAAGATTATCAAAGCCTAGTCGTAGATTATATAGTTCATCTAGTAATTTACCAATAGTGTATAATGGATTAGGTATTTCTATTTTATCTACCTCGCAAGGTATAATGTCTAATATAGAAGCCAAAAAAAGAAATATTGGTGGTGAAGTACTGTGTTCAGTATTTTAA
- the rplR gene encoding 50S ribosomal protein L18 produces MLRKITDKAQKKYIRRRNRIRFHLKRNNSNKPRLTVFISNCHIYAQIIDDAKGLTLASASTVDKQIKGTLTKTSNKDAASVVGKLIADRLLAKGLKEVAFDRGASLFHGKVKALADAARESGLKF; encoded by the coding sequence ATGCTAAGAAAAATAACAGATAAAGCTCAAAAAAAATATATAAGAAGAAGAAATAGAATACGTTTTCATTTGAAAAGAAACAATAGTAATAAACCTCGTTTAACTGTGTTTATATCTAATTGTCATATTTATGCACAAATCATTGATGATGCTAAGGGGCTAACTTTAGCTTCAGCCTCAACTGTAGATAAACAAATAAAAGGGACGTTAACAAAAACATCTAACAAAGATGCTGCCTCTGTAGTAGGTAAATTAATTGCTGATAGATTATTAGCTAAAGGTTTAAAAGAGGTAGCTTTTGATAGAGGAGCCTCGTTATTTCATGGTAAAGTGAAAGCCTTAGCTGACGCTGCACGAGAAAGTGGTTTAAAATTTTAA
- the rplB gene encoding 50S ribosomal protein L2: MALKKYNPVTPGQRGLVLVSKKDLWKGKAEKSLTIGLKKTGGRNNTGRITVRHIGGGHKQKYRLVDFKRAKLNVEAQVERLEYDPNRTAFIALIKYTDGELSYVLAPNGLKEGDKITSGDSADIKVGNALPLINIPVGTIIHNVELKPGKGGQIARSAGAYVQLVGKDRGYAQIKLTSGELRLINSHCMATIGVVSNLDHRNENLGKAGRKRWMGVRPTVRGTAMNPIDHPHGGGEGKTSGGRHPVTPWGKPTKGKTTRSNKRTDKFIVRRRSKK, translated from the coding sequence ATGGCATTAAAAAAATACAATCCAGTTACTCCGGGGCAAAGAGGTCTTGTTTTAGTAAGTAAAAAAGATCTATGGAAAGGAAAAGCAGAAAAAAGTTTAACAATTGGTTTGAAGAAAACTGGTGGCAGAAATAATACAGGTCGTATTACTGTAAGGCATATTGGTGGCGGTCATAAGCAAAAATATCGCCTTGTAGACTTTAAAAGAGCTAAACTTAATGTGGAAGCTCAGGTAGAAAGGTTAGAATACGATCCAAATAGAACAGCTTTTATTGCTTTAATAAAATATACAGATGGTGAATTATCTTATGTTTTAGCTCCTAATGGTTTAAAAGAAGGTGATAAAATAACTAGTGGTGATAGTGCTGATATTAAAGTTGGTAATGCTTTACCACTCATTAATATACCTGTTGGAACAATTATTCATAATGTAGAATTAAAACCTGGTAAAGGTGGTCAAATTGCTCGTTCAGCAGGAGCTTATGTCCAATTAGTAGGCAAGGATAGAGGTTATGCTCAAATAAAATTAACTTCTGGTGAATTACGTTTAATTAATTCTCATTGTATGGCAACAATTGGTGTAGTATCTAATCTAGATCATCGTAATGAAAATTTAGGTAAAGCTGGTAGAAAAAGATGGATGGGAGTCCGCCCAACTGTAAGGGGAACAGCTATGAATCCGATAGATCACCCTCATGGTGGTGGTGAAGGTAAAACATCAGGGGGTAGACACCCAGTAACGCCTTGGGGTAAGCCAACTAAAGGAAAAACTACACGCTCAAATAAAAGAACTGATAAGTTTATTGTTCGTCGTCGTTCTAAAAAATAA
- the rplF gene encoding 50S ribosomal protein L6, which yields MSRVGKYPVTIKNNVEVSLDNSQISLKGTKGTVALNISSYVKVEKIDNAIVVTPINNTLFAKKMWGTMRAHINNMMTGVSEGFKMNLEIQGVGYRASIKGSNLVLQLGFSHDVIVPIPDDVKISCPDLTHINIEGISKQRVGQVAAKIRAFKKPEPYKGKGIRYVNEVVLRKEGKKK from the coding sequence ATGTCAAGAGTTGGAAAATATCCAGTTACAATAAAAAATAATGTTGAGGTTTCTTTAGATAACTCACAAATTAGTTTAAAAGGTACAAAAGGAACAGTTGCATTAAATATATCATCTTATGTGAAAGTTGAAAAAATAGATAATGCAATTGTAGTAACTCCTATAAATAACACGTTATTTGCAAAAAAAATGTGGGGTACAATGAGAGCACATATTAATAATATGATGACAGGCGTATCTGAAGGTTTTAAAATGAATCTTGAAATTCAAGGGGTAGGTTACAGAGCAAGCATTAAGGGTAGTAATTTAGTATTACAATTAGGTTTTAGCCATGATGTAATTGTTCCAATTCCTGATGATGTAAAAATCTCTTGCCCAGATCTAACTCATATTAATATTGAAGGGATTAGTAAGCAACGTGTAGGACAAGTAGCTGCTAAGATAAGAGCTTTTAAGAAACCTGAACCATATAAAGGTAAGGGCATTAGATATGTAAATGAAGTGGTTTTACGTAAAGAAGGTAAGAAGAAATAA
- the rplX gene encoding 50S ribosomal protein L24, with amino-acid sequence MIIKCKLKKGDNIIVVAGKDKGKKGEILSVYPKKQKILIKGINVVKKHQKPSANNAGGVVEKELPIAISNVAYFDIQNSKPTKVGYKVDNGKKVRYCKSSGTIID; translated from the coding sequence ATGATAATAAAATGTAAATTAAAAAAAGGCGATAATATTATAGTTGTTGCTGGTAAAGATAAAGGAAAAAAAGGTGAAATTTTATCTGTTTATCCTAAAAAGCAAAAAATTTTAATTAAGGGTATTAATGTTGTAAAAAAACATCAGAAACCATCAGCAAATAATGCTGGAGGCGTTGTAGAAAAAGAGTTACCCATAGCTATTTCTAATGTAGCATACTTTGATATTCAAAACTCTAAACCAACAAAAGTTGGTTATAAGGTTGACAATGGTAAAAAGGTAAGATATTGTAAATCTTCAGGTACAATTATAGATTAA
- the rplN gene encoding 50S ribosomal protein L14, with protein MIQQETRLNVADNSGAKSVQCIKVLGGSKKRVASVGDTIVVSVKEAIPNGRVKKGDVLKAVIVRTAFDINREDGSTIRFDNNSAVLINNQGEPIGTRIFGPVTRELRAKNFMKIISLAPEVL; from the coding sequence ATGATACAGCAAGAAACAAGATTAAATGTAGCTGATAATTCTGGAGCAAAATCAGTCCAGTGTATTAAGGTGTTGGGTGGAAGTAAAAAAAGAGTTGCTTCTGTAGGAGATACTATTGTTGTTAGCGTAAAAGAGGCTATACCAAATGGTCGTGTAAAAAAGGGTGATGTTCTAAAAGCTGTTATTGTGAGAACAGCCTTTGATATCAATCGGGAAGATGGTTCAACTATAAGGTTTGATAATAACTCTGCTGTGCTAATTAACAATCAGGGTGAGCCAATAGGTACAAGGATTTTTGGTCCTGTTACTCGTGAATTAAGAGCAAAAAATTTTATGAAAATAATTTCATTAGCACCTGAGGTTTTATAA
- the rplV gene encoding 50S ribosomal protein L22, whose protein sequence is MATQAKEAKSIAKNIRVSPFKLNLVAKSIRGLEVQHALNELTYSNKAIALDVKKTLMSAIANAQNNHNMDVDRLYVKFAHVGKAVVMKRFHARAKGRGVRILKPFSHLYIVVSEKEDKA, encoded by the coding sequence ATGGCAACACAAGCTAAAGAAGCAAAATCTATTGCAAAGAATATTAGAGTAAGTCCTTTTAAATTAAATTTAGTAGCAAAATCTATTAGAGGTTTAGAAGTACAACATGCGTTAAATGAATTAACATACTCTAATAAAGCTATAGCCCTTGATGTAAAAAAAACATTGATGTCGGCTATTGCAAATGCTCAGAATAACCATAATATGGATGTTGATCGTCTTTATGTGAAATTTGCACATGTAGGAAAAGCAGTAGTTATGAAAAGATTTCATGCCAGAGCAAAAGGTAGAGGGGTGAGAATTTTAAAACCTTTTAGCCATTTATATATAGTAGTATCTGAAAAAGAGGATAAAGCATAA
- the rpsQ gene encoding 30S ribosomal protein S17 translates to MPKRVLEGIVVSNKMEKTVVVRVERQVQHPLYKKIIKKSKKYLAHDESNSIEEGTQVKILESKPYSKRKKWEVIVNN, encoded by the coding sequence ATGCCAAAAAGAGTATTAGAAGGTATAGTTGTTAGCAACAAAATGGAAAAAACCGTTGTGGTTAGAGTGGAAAGGCAAGTACAACATCCTTTATATAAAAAAATAATAAAAAAATCTAAAAAATACTTGGCTCATGATGAAAGTAATAGTATTGAAGAAGGAACACAAGTAAAAATTTTAGAATCTAAGCCTTATTCTAAAAGAAAAAAATGGGAAGTAATAGTAAATAATTAG
- the rpsS gene encoding 30S ribosomal protein S19, with product MARSLKKGPFVEGYLLEKAKKASAEKRNDIIKIWSRRSTIIPPFVGLTFGVHNGKKFIPVYVTEDMVGQKFGEYSPTRTYYGHGADKKAKRK from the coding sequence GTGGCACGTTCTTTAAAAAAAGGTCCTTTTGTAGAAGGTTATTTGTTAGAAAAAGCAAAAAAAGCATCTGCTGAAAAAAGGAATGATATTATTAAAATTTGGTCTAGAAGATCTACTATTATACCTCCTTTCGTGGGGTTAACTTTTGGGGTACATAATGGTAAAAAATTTATTCCTGTTTATGTAACAGAAGATATGGTAGGGCAAAAATTTGGTGAATATTCTCCAACACGTACTTATTACGGGCATGGAGCCGATAAGAAAGCTAAGAGGAAATAA
- the rpsN gene encoding 30S ribosomal protein S14 — protein sequence MSKASAIERNKKRKQLIQKFAKKRASLKQKANDNSLTPEENFQARLDLAKLPKNSSPTRYRLRCELTGRPRGNYRKFLLCRHKFRELASKGQIPGVIKASW from the coding sequence ATGTCTAAAGCTAGTGCTATTGAAAGAAATAAAAAAAGAAAACAACTAATACAAAAATTTGCAAAGAAAAGAGCATCATTAAAACAGAAAGCTAATGATAACTCATTAACGCCAGAGGAAAATTTTCAGGCTCGCTTGGATTTAGCTAAATTACCAAAAAATTCTTCACCTACTAGATACCGTTTAAGGTGTGAATTGACAGGTCGTCCAAGAGGGAATTATAGAAAATTTTTACTTTGTAGACATAAATTCCGTGAACTTGCTTCAAAAGGGCAAATTCCGGGTGTAATTAAAGCTAGTTGGTAG
- the rpmC gene encoding 50S ribosomal protein L29: MKNVSLQNKTIAELNEELMKNRKELFNLRFQKTVGQLENSARIRTVRRNIARVKTFLTEKSVAEKN, from the coding sequence ATGAAAAATGTTAGCTTACAAAATAAAACAATAGCTGAATTAAACGAAGAATTAATGAAGAATAGAAAAGAATTATTTAATCTACGCTTTCAAAAAACTGTGGGTCAATTGGAAAACAGTGCTAGAATAAGAACAGTTCGTAGAAATATAGCAAGAGTTAAAACTTTTTTAACTGAAAAAAGTGTGGCTGAAAAAAATTAG
- the rplD gene encoding 50S ribosomal protein L4 — MNIEIINLAGEKVGNIDLNQEIFGVKVRPDIIARVVKWQLAKRRAGTHKVKTRGEVKHTTAKPFKQKGTGRARQGMKSVPNMRGGGIAFGPVVRSHSHKLPKKIRALGLKSIVSSKLAEGNLIIMNELVLKSYKTKDFIKNFEKLGLKSVLFVDSLEKIDNNFKTALSNIINLDIIPHNGLNVYDILKHEKLILTEEAIKGLAERLNVK; from the coding sequence ATGAATATAGAAATTATAAATTTAGCAGGTGAGAAAGTAGGCAATATTGATCTTAATCAAGAGATCTTTGGTGTGAAAGTTCGCCCTGATATTATAGCTCGTGTAGTAAAGTGGCAATTAGCTAAAAGACGTGCAGGAACTCATAAAGTAAAAACAAGAGGTGAGGTTAAGCATACTACAGCTAAACCTTTTAAACAAAAAGGTACAGGTAGAGCTAGGCAAGGTATGAAAAGTGTTCCTAATATGAGAGGTGGTGGTATTGCCTTTGGTCCAGTAGTTAGATCTCATAGCCATAAATTACCTAAAAAGATTAGAGCCTTAGGTTTAAAAAGTATAGTTTCATCTAAATTAGCTGAAGGTAATTTAATAATTATGAATGAATTAGTATTAAAATCTTATAAAACTAAAGATTTTATAAAGAATTTTGAAAAATTAGGATTAAAATCAGTACTATTTGTTGATTCTTTAGAAAAAATAGATAATAATTTTAAAACAGCATTATCAAATATTATTAATCTTGATATTATTCCTCATAATGGATTAAATGTATATGATATTCTGAAACATGAAAAATTAATTTTAACTGAAGAAGCTATTAAAGGACTTGCGGAGCGTTTAAATGTTAAATAA
- the rplE gene encoding 50S ribosomal protein L5, whose amino-acid sequence MTRLLQHYKDIAVPNLIKEFKYKNVMQVPKLEKITINIGVGEAALDKKKIELPAQELGLIAGQKAIICLSKKAIAGFKLRENMPIGCKVTLRKSRMYEFLDRFVNVALPRVRDFRGLSNKGFDGHGNYSLGIKEQIIFPEVDYNKIDKIRGMNITFCTTANKDEEAKFLLKEFYLPFVK is encoded by the coding sequence ATGACACGTTTGTTACAACATTATAAAGACATAGCTGTGCCTAATTTAATTAAAGAGTTTAAGTACAAAAATGTAATGCAAGTACCAAAATTAGAGAAGATTACTATTAATATAGGGGTTGGAGAAGCAGCTTTAGATAAAAAAAAGATAGAATTACCGGCTCAAGAATTAGGTTTAATTGCTGGGCAAAAGGCTATTATATGTTTATCTAAAAAAGCAATTGCAGGTTTTAAATTAAGAGAAAATATGCCAATAGGCTGTAAAGTAACTTTAAGGAAGTCAAGAATGTATGAATTTTTGGATAGATTTGTAAATGTTGCATTACCTCGCGTAAGAGACTTTAGAGGGCTTTCTAATAAAGGTTTTGATGGTCATGGTAATTATTCTCTTGGGATTAAGGAACAAATAATTTTTCCTGAGGTGGATTATAATAAAATTGATAAAATTAGAGGTATGAATATTACTTTTTGTACAACCGCTAATAAAGATGAAGAAGCAAAATTTTTATTAAAGGAATTTTACTTACCTTTTGTAAAATAA
- the rplW gene encoding 50S ribosomal protein L23: MLNKERLYEVIRKPIITEKATKLSSQNKFVFMVADSATKAEIKASLEFLFKVKVQAVNTLRVKGKEKTFKGKVGKRSGMKKAIVTLAEGQVIDMDSGVI; encoded by the coding sequence ATGTTAAATAAAGAAAGATTATATGAGGTTATTCGTAAACCAATAATTACTGAAAAAGCTACAAAACTTTCTTCACAAAATAAGTTTGTTTTTATGGTGGCAGATTCTGCTACTAAAGCAGAAATCAAAGCCTCTTTGGAATTCTTATTTAAAGTGAAAGTGCAAGCCGTAAATACTTTACGAGTAAAAGGTAAAGAAAAAACCTTTAAAGGTAAAGTTGGGAAAAGATCAGGTATGAAAAAAGCTATTGTTACTTTAGCAGAAGGGCAAGTAATAGATATGGATTCAGGAGTTATATAA
- a CDS encoding 30S ribosomal protein S5, with the protein MLAQNKRKKREVKEKSDLIEKLVHVNRVAKVVKGGRRFAFAALVVVGDGKGKIGFASSKAKEVPDAVFKATQLARKSMIQIPLKEGRTLYHDVVAKCGSGRVIMKSAKPGTGVIAGGAMRAIFEALGIHDVVAKSLGSTNPHNLIRATLQGLSSSVSPKLIALKRGKQIQDIFFKKDALDVSESEENIEDTNDVATITE; encoded by the coding sequence ATGTTAGCACAAAATAAAAGAAAAAAAAGAGAAGTAAAAGAGAAATCAGATCTAATTGAAAAATTAGTGCATGTTAATCGTGTTGCTAAGGTAGTAAAAGGAGGTAGAAGGTTTGCCTTTGCCGCCTTAGTAGTAGTTGGCGATGGTAAAGGAAAGATAGGTTTTGCTTCTTCTAAAGCTAAAGAAGTTCCAGATGCAGTATTTAAAGCGACTCAATTAGCTAGAAAAAGTATGATTCAAATTCCTTTAAAAGAAGGTAGAACATTGTATCATGATGTTGTAGCAAAATGCGGGTCAGGTAGAGTAATTATGAAATCTGCTAAACCTGGAACAGGGGTGATTGCTGGTGGTGCGATGCGAGCTATTTTTGAAGCCTTAGGTATTCATGATGTAGTGGCTAAATCTTTAGGTAGTACTAATCCACACAATTTAATTAGAGCAACTTTACAAGGTTTATCTAGTTCTGTTTCACCAAAATTAATAGCTTTAAAAAGAGGTAAACAGATTCAAGATATATTTTTTAAGAAAGATGCTTTAGATGTATCAGAATCAGAAGAAAATATTGAAGATACTAATGATGTTGCAACAATAACTGAATAA
- the rpsC gene encoding 30S ribosomal protein S3, with product MGQKINPIGLRLKINRTWDSTWYADKNFAKFLHEDLKIKSYINSKVKDAGISKILIERSSSKRVTVNIHVAKPGVIIGKKRSEIDNLRKYLSNLIDSDIKFNVIEVRKPELDAQLVATNIANQLEKRVSFRRAMKKAVQNALKMGAEGIRVNCSGRLGGAEIARMEWYREGRVPLHTLRADIDYAEATAATTYGNCGIKVWIFKGEVLDKSYLYNKNKTTHK from the coding sequence ATGGGACAAAAAATTAATCCAATTGGTTTACGGTTAAAAATCAATCGCACTTGGGATTCTACATGGTATGCCGATAAAAACTTTGCAAAATTTTTACATGAAGATTTAAAAATTAAATCCTATATTAATTCTAAAGTAAAAGATGCAGGTATTTCTAAAATTCTAATTGAAAGATCTTCTTCTAAAAGAGTTACAGTAAATATTCATGTGGCAAAACCAGGAGTTATTATTGGTAAAAAAAGAAGTGAAATAGATAATTTAAGAAAATACTTGTCTAATTTAATAGATTCTGATATAAAATTTAATGTTATTGAGGTTAGAAAGCCTGAATTAGATGCACAATTAGTAGCAACAAATATTGCTAACCAATTAGAAAAAAGGGTTTCATTTAGAAGAGCCATGAAAAAGGCAGTTCAAAATGCCTTAAAAATGGGTGCTGAAGGTATCCGAGTTAATTGTAGTGGACGTTTAGGTGGTGCTGAAATTGCTAGAATGGAATGGTACCGTGAAGGTCGGGTACCTTTACATACCCTAAGGGCAGATATAGATTATGCTGAAGCAACAGCTGCTACTACTTATGGTAATTGTGGCATTAAAGTGTGGATATTTAAAGGCGAAGTGTTAGATAAAAGTTATTTGTATAATAAAAATAAAACTACTCATAAATAG
- the rplO gene encoding 50S ribosomal protein L15: MKLNEIKDNKGATHVVKTLGRGIGSGLGKTSGKGHKGQKARGVGKVRLGFEGGQNPLYRRMPKRGFTNVFKKNYFTINLEVLAAYIKKGTLNPKEIFTFEYLKQQKVCKGIYDGLKILGKGEAQAISVEVAAISKTAKEAIEKSGGKVSVLTPKKFVVTKWQES, encoded by the coding sequence ATGAAACTGAATGAAATAAAAGATAATAAAGGTGCTACTCACGTAGTTAAAACTTTAGGTAGAGGCATCGGTTCTGGTTTAGGTAAAACATCTGGTAAAGGTCATAAAGGACAAAAAGCTAGAGGTGTAGGTAAGGTGCGTTTAGGTTTTGAAGGTGGTCAAAATCCTTTATATAGAAGAATGCCAAAACGTGGTTTTACTAATGTTTTTAAGAAAAATTATTTCACTATTAATTTAGAAGTGTTAGCAGCTTACATCAAAAAAGGTACTTTAAATCCTAAGGAAATTTTTACGTTTGAATATTTAAAACAACAAAAAGTTTGTAAGGGTATTTATGATGGTTTAAAAATCTTAGGAAAAGGTGAAGCACAAGCTATTAGTGTTGAAGTTGCTGCTATCTCCAAAACTGCTAAAGAAGCTATTGAGAAATCTGGTGGTAAAGTATCTGTTTTAACGCCTAAGAAATTTGTTGTAACTAAGTGGCAAGAATCTTAA